Within Quercus lobata isolate SW786 chromosome 5, ValleyOak3.0 Primary Assembly, whole genome shotgun sequence, the genomic segment tattcaataccttaTTACTAGaatagaaacaaaatatttgaagaatgaacgGTAGTTCATCAAGTCtaatgagctactgttcatgagccaaaaaaaaaaataaataaaaaataaggtatagagagtctgttggagagtcattttgtgggtttactCTCTATAATAGAGAACATTTTGTATTTAGAGAGTCTATTAGAGATGCTCTAATATACTCAAAGACATAGTGATACGCCCGACCAAAATTACAATCGTCCATGCAATGCAAGATAGGGACGACCTTACTAAAATCGTCCAGAGAGAGAAGGTCGTCGCCCAAAGACCTGAACACTCGTTCCCACTCTTCGCGGAACGGTTACGAAAACATTAATCAACCTTCAGACCGTTGGGAATGGCAGCTCATCATTAACACCCAGCAAGGACGTTACAAGGCTAGATTAAAGCCTCCATCAAGACTTCACCAACGGCTAGAAGGAATGACTTGCaagcacacatatataaagactGAACCCCAAAAGGGGTGGGGTAAGAAAAACACTCTAAGATAATACTCTCATTGCTCTCCTTTGTCAAtctttctgactttggcatcggagaccttTTTGCAGGCACAACGCCGGCGAATCACTTACTTTCGTTCGTGCACGGACTGCAGAGGATTGATTCGGCAAGGAACGGCTTCCATTTGGACGATCATAATCAACTGACGATCAAatcatcatcagtttggcgccatctgtggggaaCGACGATTCAAAACGTGATCTGTCCCCAGTCCAAATGGAATCCAGTACAAATCCAGATCCTGCTGTGCTAGCCCTACAAATCCAGTCGCTGTCAGCAACCGTGGAAGAACTCACAAGACAGAACCAAGAGATAAAACAACGACTACTGCAGGAAAGCAATCGTGCAGATAGGGGAGACAACGAAGATAGCAACAGAAGACGAACCAACACTCCGGAGGAAGCAAGTTCTGATCTTTTGAGAGagatgaggaaagagatggacgaactaagAAACGCCATAAAAGGAAAGACGGACCAAAGCTTGGAGAGAATCGTTCGGAAGACGGATTCGCCCTTTACCATAGCCGTCCAGGAGTGCCCTGTACCCTCCAAGTTTCATCTACCCCAGCTGGAACCTTTCGACGGGCTGAAAGACCCCTTGGATCACCTGAACACCTTCAGGACGACCCTAGGCCTCCAACAACCGCCTGACGAGATCTTCTGTCGCTCATTCCCTACGACCCTCAAAGGAGCAGCCAGGGAATGGTTCAACAAGTTGCCGACATCGTCCATTGACAATTTCGAGCAGTTGAGCAGCTCCTTTGTCCGTCACTTCGTAGGGGGACAGCGACCGAAGAGAACTGCCGATCACTTGCTTACCATCAAACAAGGAGAGAATGAACCACTAAGGTCCTACGTGACACGCTTCACCCGAGGAATGTTGGAAATAGACGAGACAGATGACAAGGTACATCTCACGACCTTCAAAGCAGGATTGAAGTCCAGGGATTTTGTGGCATCCTTGGCAAAGAACCCCCCTAGGACGATGGCCGAGGCACTGTTAAAAGctcagaagtacatgaacgcgAAGGAAGCCCTGGCGGCTATTGACGGAGCAGATAAGAgtagggaaaagaagaaagaaaaggaggacgATCGAAGAGGGCTAAAACGGGATCGGGCTAACAGACGGAATGACGATGTAAATCGAAGGAGGGAGGACAAAAACCCTCGTCCATCAAAGTTCACCTCGTTGGTGATGCCAGTAGATCAAATTCTAACAGAAATAAGGGACGAACCATCCCTAAAGTGGCCAAAACCACTCCATTCAGCACCTGGATTGCGTGACAAGAGGAAATACTGCCGTTTCCATAAAGATCATGGGCATCACACGGAGGACTGCAGGGACCTAAAAGACCAGATTGAAGAGCTCATCCGTAATGGGAAGCTACAACAGTATGTAAAAAGGGGGGATTTCAGCAGGTACGGACAAAAAAGCCAGCCAGTGAATGCACGAAGAGACGAAGATCGCCCCCAACCTTGTCCACAGAACGCACTTGGGGAAATAAAGACCATCGTCGGGGGACCAACCGCCGGAGGATCATTCAAGTCTCTCAGGAAGTCATACCAAAGACAGGTAAACAACGTCCACAACGTACCACCGTCAAAGCAAAGACGCACCAGTGAAGACTTGCATTTCTCTGAGGAAGATGCCAGGAGTGTGAAGCAGCCCCATGATGACCCGCTCGTCATTATGATCATGATTGAGGGGTTCAACACACGAAGAGTCCTGGTCGACAGCGAAAGTTCAGCAGATATAATCTATCTTCCTGCTTTCCAACAGCTAAAGCTGGACCCAAAAAGGCTCCGTCCTTTTGAATCTCCCCTCGTCAGTTTCAGCGGAGACAAAGTGTACCCCAGAGGAATCACGACGTTAACAGTAACGGTCGGGTCATACCCCCTTCAGGTAACCAACCAGCACAACTTTCTAATAGTAGACTCACCCTCGTCCTACAATGTGATCATTGGCAAACCAATGCTTAATTGCTGGAAGGCTGCTTTCTCCACCTACTGCTTAAAGGTGAAGTTCCCAACAGAACATGGAATCGGGGAGATTAAGGGAGACCAAGTGCTGGCCAGGGAATGCTACCATGCCGTCCTGGCCTCAAAAGAAAACCATACGTGGACAATTGAGGAGAAGACGCCAGAGATTATGGAGAAACTTGAAACGGTAGACCTGGCTGAAGGGAACCCTCCAAGGACGACCCAAATAGGGACGAGCATGAGTCAAAAGACGAAAGGAGAAATCGTCAGCTTTCTGAAGAGCAACCTCGATATTTTCGCCTGGAGCCACAAGGATATGCCAGGAATCCCAGCAGGCCTCATCCAGCATCATCTGAATGTTGATCCGGAAAAGAAACCTGTCCAACAGAAAAGGAGAGTCTTTGCTCCCGAGCGAAATAAGGCAGTGATGGACGAGGTAAATAAGTTGATTGCAGCAGAATTTATCCGAGAAGTCCACTACCCAGATTGGTTGGCCAACGTAGTCATGGTCAAAAAATCAAATGGgaagtggaggatgtgtgtcgacttcacagacctgaacCAAGCATGCCCAAAAGATAGCTTCCCGCTGCCCAGAATCGACCAGCTAGTAGACTCCACAGCAGGACACAAACTTCTCACATTTATGGACTCGTTTTCAGGATACAACCAGATAcaaatggctgaagaagaccagGAAAAGACCGCTTTTATCACCAGCCAGGGACTTTACTGCTATCGGGTCATGCCTTTTGGGCTCAAAAATGCAGGGGCCACCTATCAAAGATTGGTAAACCAGATGTTCGAGAAGCAAATCGGGAGAAATGTGGAGGTTTATGTtgacgatatgctcgtcaagagcaaggaAGAAGAAAACCATCTAGACGACCTCAGAGAGACATTCAATACCCTCAGGCGGTATAGCATGAAACTAAACCCGTCCAAATGTGCCTTCGGGGTTTCCTCGGGAAAGTTTCTCGGGTTTGTAGTGTCGCAGAGAGGGATTGAAGCAAATCCCGAAAAGGTCAAGGCCATCCTGGAAATGTCTTCACCCAGGACGGTCAAAGAAGTGCAGTCCCTAACAGGGAGAATTGCGGCCCTCTATAGGTTCGTCTCGAAGGCGACGGACAAATGCCTTCCATATTTCAAGACTTTAAAGAAGGCGTTTTCATGGACGGAGGAATGCGAAGCGGCATTCCAAGAGCTGAAAAGTTATCTTAGCAACCCGCCCCTCCTAAGCCCGTCCAAAGAAGGTGAAGATCTATTCCTGTACTTAGCCGTCTCAGTCACGGCTGTCAGCGCGGCATTGATTAGAGAAGATGGTGGTTTACAACTTCCTGTGTATTACGTTAGCCAAGCCTTCTAGGGTGCCGAGGCACGGTACCCACGTATAGAGAAGATCACCTTCGCCCTGATCATGGTTTCGAGGAAACTTCGTCCATATTTTCAAGCCAATCCCATCGTCGTGATGACGGATCAGCCCATAAAAAAGGCAATGAACAAGCCCGAAGCAGCAGGAAGAATGGTGCAGTGGGCAATCGAGCTCAGCCAGTTCGACATAAAATACCGTCCAAGGGTGGCGATAAAAGCACAAGCACTGGCCGATTTTATAGCGGAGTTCACCGTCCCTGAAAACATAGAGAACATCTGGACGGTTAATACTGACGGATCGTCCACTCAACACGGAGGCGGAGCTGGCATCGTCCTCACTTCTCCCGAAAAGAATGTCATCAAGTATAGGATCCAACTTAAATTCCCTGTGACCAATAATGAAGCAAAATATGAGGCATTACTGGCAGGATTGAGAGTAGCTCGAGCACTAGGAGCTAAGAATGTTGTTCTCAGGAGCGATTCCCAACTCGTCATTGGACAAGTAAGGGGGGAGTACGAGGCAAAGGAGGCaaggatgcagaaatacctcaaACTGACGAACCAATTAATCAGTTCCTTCAATTACACAGAGTTCGTCCAGATCCCCAGGGAGCAGAACACAGAAGCTGATGAGGTGGCCCGAAGTGCCTCAACGGACAGCGGAGGTAAGAGGTCCGATTGGAAGacggaagaacaaaaccattcCAGCATACTGGAACTTCAGATTTCCTCCGTCCACACAGACCATGGATGGACGAGCCCGATAGTCACATTCCTTCAAGAGGGACGACTACCGGACGATCCAGAGGAAGTTAAAAAGGTGAGGAGACGAGCAGCCAGATTTACGATACTTAATGACGAACTCTACAAAAGAGGATACTCCTAACCATATTTGAGATGTGTTGAAAAAGAGGAAGCCAGGTACATCCTTGAAGAAGTGCATGGTGGAATCTGCGGAGACCACACGGGGGCAAAGTCCCTCGCCAGAAATATCATGAGAGCTGGCTACTTTTGGCCAACAATGCAACGAGACGCAGCTGATTTCGTGAGGACGTGTGACAGTTGCCAAAGATATGGGAATGTTCAAAGAATCCCCAGGGAGAAAATGACCACAATATCATCTCTCTGGCCATTCGCACAGTAGGGGATCGACATCATGGGTCCCTTACCTCAAGGAAAGAGACAGGTGAAGTTTCTGCTCGTCGCCatcgactacttcacaaaatgggtagaggcagAAGCTCTGACAACAATCACAGAAGCAAAGGTAcaaattttgtttggaaaaatattgtttgcaggTTCGGTATACCCAGGACGATCATATCAGACAACGGTCGTCAATTTGACAGCCAAAGCTTCAGGTCATTTTGCTCGAGCTTGGGCATCAAAAATAAGTACTCATCACCAGGTcatcctcaggccaatggaCAGACGGAAGTAACCAACCGGACCCTGCTGAAGATCATCAAGTCCCGGTTGGTGGGGGCAAAAGGAATGTGGCCTGAAGAACTGCCAAGCGCCTTATGGGCGTACAGGACGACAGCGCAGACACCAActggagaaacaccattcaGTCTGACATATGGCACAGAAGCAGTTATACCAGTCGAAGTTGGTCTCACAAGCTTAAGGAGGgaattttttgatgaacaaaccAATGAGAACCAATTGAAGGAAAACTTAGACAACCTAGACGAGATTAGAGATCAGGCAGCTGAAAGAATGGCAAAGTACCAGCAGAAGATAGCAGAATACTATAATCAAAGAGTGAAGCTAAGAAGATTCAACATTGGTGACCTCGTCCTTAGAAAAGTCACTCCTGCGACAAAGGACCCATCACATGGCAAATTGGGACCGtcctgggaaggaccctacagagtcgTCCATTATTCGCATCAGGGCAGCTACCACCTGGAGGATTTAGAAGGAAAAAGACTACCTCGTCCGTGGAACGTCGAAcatctaaagaggtattacgaAAAGGAACCATAAACTTCATTGTAAAACCAATTTGATACTTCTATCTTATGTAAGCAATTGTTCGAATTATAAGTATTATCCAGCATCCCTTAAGTGTTATTGAGCAAATCGTGCGCCACTATTTTCAAAGATAAGCACAAACGATCGTCCCTAAAAAGCTTAATGGCGAtgaaattccttaaatggatgtacatcgtccctaaAAAGCTTAATggcgataaaattccttaaatggatgtacatcgtccctaaAAAGCTTAATggcgataaaattccttaaatggatgtacatcgtccctaaAAAGTTTAATggcgataaaattccttaaaggatgtacatcgtccctaaAAAAGCTTAATGACGATAAAAATCGTTAACGGAATTACGTCGTCTCTAAAAGATTAATGACGGCAAAATTCTTTAAACGAATTACATCATTTCTACAAAAAGCATGACGACGACAAAAGCTCCTTAAGGGGATGCACGTCGTCTCAAAAGCTAAATCTCCTTGATGTCCATACGCATCACACAACGTGATCTCGTCTGTACAGAAGAGCAAGAGGATCAAACCCTTCAAGTTGATCAACATAATCTCGTCCATACGGGACAACCAAAAAGTCAGATTATGGGAAACATTTCCAAAACCCCCAGGAAGGTACAAAAGTCCTCACACAACTCATGCAATCATGAAGAGCAAAAACAAACATAGAcatttataaaatcaaacatAGAGTTAAATTGTTCTAGAAGCAAAAATGGGGGGCCCCAAAAACAAGAGGGGCATCCAGACAACAGCTGTTCTTGACTtagtgcataaaaaaaaataaataaataaataaaaagaaaaaaaaaattttttttttcttaaggcAAAATTAAGTCGGAGGGGCAATATCATCGTCCTGAGTGGCCTGAGGTGGTTCAACATCGGTGGACGCCCCTACTTGAGCCACCTCGTCCGCCTCAATCTCCTTATCAACGGCTTCAAAGTCTAAGTCGTCGAAGCTCACGGCAGGACCATGCTTGACCAAATACCTTCGCGGCAGCTCGAACCCTTTGAAGTACCACTGGAAGAGAATGGTGTTATATTCTTCAGTGGTTTGGAAAGCAGTGACGACCTTGGCCACGGCAACCTTCATCTTCTGAGCGGCCGCCGCTAGTAGTTCGTCCTTCTGCTTCACAGATTGTCTCTCAACGTCCAGCTGCTCCGTCAGCACATGAACCTGCTCCTTGGAAACATTGAGAGAATCCATGGTCGTGATCAAATCCTTCCGCAAACCAGAAGCCTCAGTCTCCAAAACTTCTACCTTCGAGTTGGCCATGACGGCCTTCTCTTCATTCGCTAAATACTGAGTAGTGATGTGCATGGTCTCCCCCAACACCTATGGACGAGtacaaagttaataaaaattagttcaataaaaaaaaatggtcaggCAAACAAGAACGAAGAAGGGGACAAGATGTATGATGATTCACCTGCACAAGCTTATGAACGTGGCGGCTCACCATCTCGTGTGAAGGAATGCTCGTGACTTCCCTCATCTCACCAGGGGTAAAAAGCTCGGTGGCACGGTCCATGGCCGTCCCAGCGTCCGACCAAACGCTGGCACCAACCTTCCCTTTCCCCTTGTTAGCAGCCTTCTGCTTCTTCGAAGGACGAGCCACCTCCTCAATTGAAATACCAGGAGATGCAGCTAGACCCTCTTCCAGATCAAGGGTAGGTGTGGACGACCCTCTCTCCACCACCTCTTTGTCCATCTCCCTATCTGTGATCCTCAGCCTCTTCTGGCCTATGCTGGAAAGGGGCTCATTCTTTTTGCCCTTGATTTTGTCATACATCTCCTTGTTAAATTTCGACGTCATTTCTACACAAAAGAGATCAAGGAAGAATAAAGGAGGTGTAAGGACGAATAAAAAGAATGCAGATAAACACGAAGAAAAGGCGTGAAGTGCAACTTACGCTTTCTCTCTTCACGGTCGAGGGTACTGAGAACGTAGAGGGAAGGTTCTGGTCTCAGACAGTGACGAGCTAAGGTACGCGGATCAATCAGCTCACCAAAATCTTCTATCATCCTTGCGTACTCGATTGCAGCCTGCACTCGCTCTGCAAACTTGGCCTCTAGCTCCGGACGGTCTTTCACTGCAAAGGACGACATCAAAACAcagaagctaaaaaaaaaaaaaaaaaaaaaaaaaaaaaaaaaaaaagggggccaACAACATTGGGGTACACGCACCAATCAACGGGGTCTCCCATCGTCGCAGCAACCTAGGTACGTTCCCCCACAGGTCGTCAGGCAACGTTTCCCAACCGTCCCCAGACACAAAGAAGTATCTTGATTTCCAGTAGCGAAAGGACGACGGAAGGTCAGCTACCAGACGAGCCTTCCTACTCCAGGGTACGAACTCATAGTACCCAAATTCTCTGGACTCTTTCAGACGATATAAGTGGATGAACTCATTAACTGAGATCATATCCCCGTCAGCAATGGTCGTCCAGATCACCATACAACTAATCACTATTCTCCAGGAGTTAGGCATAAGTTGCCCCGGTGCAAGGTTAAAATGGTAAACAAGCTCCATTATGAATGGATGGACGGGAAATCGGAGGCCACACGAAAAAGCAGCCTCGTAAAAGCAAACTTCTCCGTGGGCAAAGGCACAAGCCTTTTCGCCCTTCCTGGGTAGACGAGCCTTAGTTCCCTCTGGAAATTGGAATCTGTCCTTAAATTTACTAAAAACCTCAACTCTCAAGGAGCAATTTTCCTTCAGGGCATGAAATCGACGGGCCGTCGCTTGAACAGGGGAATGGGAGGACGAGGGAGCACGGGAAGGAGTGGTGGTTGTAGCACCGATCCCGGCCTCTTCCTCGACCACGTTTGAGG encodes:
- the LOC115990107 gene encoding uncharacterized protein LOC115990107 — encoded protein: MTDQPIKKAMNKPEAAGRMVQWAIELSQFDIKYRPRVAIKAQALADFIAEFTVPENIENIWTVNTDGSSTQHGGGAGIVLTSPEKNVIKYRIQLKFPVTNNEAKYEALLAGLRVARALGAKNVVLRSDSQLVIGQVRGEYEAKEARMQKYLKLTNQLISSFNYTEFVQIPREQNTEADEVARSASTDSGGKRSDWKTEEQNHSSILELQISSVHTDHGWTSPIVTFLQEGRLPDDPEEVKKEARYILEEVHGGICGDHTGAKSLARNIMRAGYFWPTMQRDAADFVRTCDSCQRYGNVQRIPREKMTTISSLWPFAQFGIPRTIISDNGRQFDSQSFRSFCSSLGIKNKYSSPGHPQANGQTEVTNRTLLKIIKSRLVGAKGMWPEELPSALWAYRTTAQTPTGETPFSLTYGTEAVIPVEVGLTSLRREFFDEQTNENQLKENLDNLDEIRDQAAERMAKYQQKIAEYYNQRVKLRRFNIGDLVLRKVTPATKDPSHGKLGPSWEGPYRVVHYSHQGSYHLEDLEGKRLPRPWNVEHLKRYYEKEP